A genomic region of Ovis aries strain OAR_USU_Benz2616 breed Rambouillet chromosome 20, ARS-UI_Ramb_v3.0, whole genome shotgun sequence contains the following coding sequences:
- the C20H6orf47 gene encoding uncharacterized protein C6orf47 homolog, translating to MFLRRLGGWLPRPWGRRKSTRPDLPTPEPRRMDSSSENSGSDWDSAPETMGDLGSPKTQDSGAQRSSGAAPEPSREAQVEQLGYKRMDSLKWEMTASSTQESGRPEAGETIPKLGQDPVDSDGTGKHGGSPEEELNPSVAEALVEKPGRRQKLLGWLRGDTGGGAGAPHQYLGDPEECLQISTNLTLHLLELLASALLGLCSRPLRAALDALGLRGPLGLWLHGLLSFLAALHGLHAVLSLLTAHPLHFACLFGLLQALVLAVSLREPIGDEEATDLEGEKLGREGEEQRGDPGKGL from the coding sequence ATGTTCCTCCGACGCCTTGGTGGCTGGCTCCCTCGCCCCTGGGGCCGCCGGAAGTCGACAAGACCTGACCTGCCCACCCCAGAACCCAGACGGATGGACAGCTCCTCTGAGAATTCAGGGAGTGACTGGGACAGTGCCCCAGAAACCATGGGAGATCTGGGGTCTCCCAAGACCCAGGACTCAGGTGCACAGAGGAGCTCTGGGGCTGCTCCAGAACCAAGCAGGGAGGCCCAAGTTGAGCAACTGGGGTACAAAAGAATGGATTCTCTCAAGTGGGAGATGACTGCTTCCAGCACCCAAGAGTCTGGGAGACCAGAGGCTGGGGAGACCATTCCCAAACTAGGACAGGATCCTGTGGACTCAGATGGCACCGGGAAACATGGAGGGTCCCCTGAAGAGGAATTGAACCCCTCAGTGGCTGAAGCCCTGGTGGAGAAGCCTGGCCGGCGTCAGAAGCTGCTGGGCTGGTTGCGGGGGGATACAGGTGGGGGAGCAGGGGCTCCCCACCAGTATCTGGGGGACCCAGAGGAGTGTCTGCAGATCTCCACCAACCTGACCCTGCACCTGCTGGAGCTGCTGGCCTCAGCCCTGCTGGGGCTCTGCTCAAGGCCCTTGCGGGCAGCCTTGGACGCGCTGGGCCTGCGTGGACCGCTGGGCCTCTGGCTGCATGGGCTGCTGTCCTTTCTGGCTGCTCTGCATGGACTCCATGCCGTGCTGAGCCTACTGACCGCTCACCCCCTGCACTTTGCCTGCCTCTTTGGTCTTTTACAGGCCCTGGTGCTGGCCGTCAGCCTCCGGGAGCCCATTGGGGATGAAGAGGCCACTGACTTGGAGGGGGAGAAGttagggagggagggggaggagcagaggggagaCCCAGGCAAGGGGCTGTGA
- the APOM gene encoding apolipoprotein M isoform X3: MFFPGGCGRGHTPCFGETKDLGPFRTFILKRTTPSLGIGNMGSDWSETQDSDPGGLRGPPKGFYRWKVRYSYRPSALFSPRPSGKGLGPSVLPLLQPEPLLPVYLPPVPVLSGICSFYLSPVLHNTADIPAQIGSERSPGGLSCLNSWETLDVPVCTVEWLRFEEGEEVLNTFPDPHLGQWYFIAGAAPTKAELATFDPVDNIVFNMAVGSAPMQLQLRATIRTKNGLCVPRKWIYHLSDGSTDLRTEGRPDMKTKLFSSACPGGIMLKETGQGYQRFLLYNRSPHPPEKCVEEFQSLTSCLDFKAFLLTPRNQDACELSSN, translated from the exons ATGTTCTTCCCCGGCGGTTGCGGCCGAGGGCACACGCCATGTTTTGGAGAAACCAAGGATTTAGGACCTTTCAGGACTTTTATCTTAAAAAGGACGACTCCGAGTTTGGGAATTGGAAACATGGGGTCAGACTGGAGTGAAACACAAGACTCTGACCCTGGGGGATTGAGAGGGCCGCCTAAGGGCTTCTACAGGTGGAAGGTCCGGTATAGTTACCGTccctctgccctcttctccccCCGCCCCTCGGGCAAGGGCCTGGGCCCCTCAGTGCTGCCACTCCTCCAGCCAGAGCCGTTGCTGCCGGTGTACCTGCCTCCGGTGCCTGTCCTTTCTGGGATTTGTAGCTTCTACTTAAGTCCCG TGCTGCACAACACAGCAGATATCCCAGCTCAGATAGGGTctgaaagatcacctggaggtcTCAGCTGTCTTAACTCCTGGGAGACCCTGGACGTGCCAGTATGTACTGTGGAGTGGTTGCGTTTCGAAGAGGGGGAGGAAGTCCTGAACACT TTCCCAGACCCCCACCTGGGCCAGTGGTACTTTATCGCAGGGGCAGCTCCCACCAAGGCGGAGTTGGCGACTTTTGACCCTGTGGACAACATTGTCTTCAACATGGCTGTGGGCTCTGCCCCCATGCAGCTCCAGCTTCGAGCGACCATCCGCAC GAAAAACGGGCTTTGTGTGCCCCGGAAATGGATCTACCACCTGTCTGACGGGAGCACAGATCTCAGAACCGAAG GCCGCCCTGACATGAAGACCAAgctcttctccagtgcatgcccAGGTGGAATCATGCTGAAAGAGACAGGCCAGGGTTACCAGCGCTTCCTCCTCTACA ATCGCTCACCCCACCCTCCTGAGAAGTGTGTGGAGGAATTCCAGTCCCTGACCTCCTGCCTGGACTTTAAGGCCTTCTTACTGACCCCCAGGAATCAAG ACGCCTGCGAGCTGTCCAGTAACTGA
- the APOM gene encoding apolipoprotein M isoform X4: protein MFHHIWAALLYLYGFLLNSIYQCPEHSQLTTEGVDGKEFPDPHLGQWYFIAGAAPTKAELATFDPVDNIVFNMAVGSAPMQLQLRATIRTKNGLCVPRKWIYHLSDGSTDLRTEGRPDMKTKLFSSACPGGIMLKETGQGYQRFLLYNRSPHPPEKCVEEFQSLTSCLDFKAFLLTPRNQDACELSSN, encoded by the exons ATGTTCCACCACATTTGGGCAGCTCTTCTTTACCTCTATGGCTTTCTCCTTAACTCCATCTACCAGTGCCCTGAGCACAGCCAACTGACAACTGAAGGAGTGGATGGGAAAGAG TTCCCAGACCCCCACCTGGGCCAGTGGTACTTTATCGCAGGGGCAGCTCCCACCAAGGCGGAGTTGGCGACTTTTGACCCTGTGGACAACATTGTCTTCAACATGGCTGTGGGCTCTGCCCCCATGCAGCTCCAGCTTCGAGCGACCATCCGCAC GAAAAACGGGCTTTGTGTGCCCCGGAAATGGATCTACCACCTGTCTGACGGGAGCACAGATCTCAGAACCGAAG GCCGCCCTGACATGAAGACCAAgctcttctccagtgcatgcccAGGTGGAATCATGCTGAAAGAGACAGGCCAGGGTTACCAGCGCTTCCTCCTCTACA ATCGCTCACCCCACCCTCCTGAGAAGTGTGTGGAGGAATTCCAGTCCCTGACCTCCTGCCTGGACTTTAAGGCCTTCTTACTGACCCCCAGGAATCAAG ACGCCTGCGAGCTGTCCAGTAACTGA
- the APOM gene encoding apolipoprotein M isoform X1, translated as MFFPGGCGRGHTPCFGETKDLGPFRTFILKRTTPSLGIGNMGSDWSETQDSDPGGLRGPPKGFYRWKVRYSYRPSALFSPRPSGKGLGPSVLPLLQPEPLLPVYLPPVPVLSGICSFYLSPVLHNTADIPAQIGSERSPGGLSCLNSWETLDVPVCTVEWLRFEEGEEVLNTFPDPHLGQWYFIAGAAPTKAELATFDPVDNIVFNMAVGSAPMQLQLRATIRTKNGLCVPRKWIYHLSDGSTDLRTEGRPDMKTKLFSSACPGGIMLKETGQGYQRFLLYSEWGGQARSGEKERRRDGGWEEAIESLYLGPVTSSQEGLAASLRSSPGAVLRSRGFDEPGPPFPDRSPHPPEKCVEEFQSLTSCLDFKAFLLTPRNQGEGVKSYRS; from the exons ATGTTCTTCCCCGGCGGTTGCGGCCGAGGGCACACGCCATGTTTTGGAGAAACCAAGGATTTAGGACCTTTCAGGACTTTTATCTTAAAAAGGACGACTCCGAGTTTGGGAATTGGAAACATGGGGTCAGACTGGAGTGAAACACAAGACTCTGACCCTGGGGGATTGAGAGGGCCGCCTAAGGGCTTCTACAGGTGGAAGGTCCGGTATAGTTACCGTccctctgccctcttctccccCCGCCCCTCGGGCAAGGGCCTGGGCCCCTCAGTGCTGCCACTCCTCCAGCCAGAGCCGTTGCTGCCGGTGTACCTGCCTCCGGTGCCTGTCCTTTCTGGGATTTGTAGCTTCTACTTAAGTCCCG TGCTGCACAACACAGCAGATATCCCAGCTCAGATAGGGTctgaaagatcacctggaggtcTCAGCTGTCTTAACTCCTGGGAGACCCTGGACGTGCCAGTATGTACTGTGGAGTGGTTGCGTTTCGAAGAGGGGGAGGAAGTCCTGAACACT TTCCCAGACCCCCACCTGGGCCAGTGGTACTTTATCGCAGGGGCAGCTCCCACCAAGGCGGAGTTGGCGACTTTTGACCCTGTGGACAACATTGTCTTCAACATGGCTGTGGGCTCTGCCCCCATGCAGCTCCAGCTTCGAGCGACCATCCGCAC GAAAAACGGGCTTTGTGTGCCCCGGAAATGGATCTACCACCTGTCTGACGGGAGCACAGATCTCAGAACCGAAG GCCGCCCTGACATGAAGACCAAgctcttctccagtgcatgcccAGGTGGAATCATGCTGAAAGAGACAGGCCAGGGTTACCAGCGCTTCCTCCTCTACAGTGAGTGGGGAGGCCAGGCAAGATCTGGGGaaaaagagaggaggagggatgggggttgGGAGGAGGCAATAGAGTCCCTTTATCTGGGTCCTGTGACATCATCCCAGGAAGGGCTGGCTGCTTCCCTGAGGTCCTCACCAGGGGCTGTGCTGAGAAGCAGGGGCTTTGATGAGCCTGGCCCTCCCTTTCCAGATCGCTCACCCCACCCTCCTGAGAAGTGTGTGGAGGAATTCCAGTCCCTGACCTCCTGCCTGGACTTTAAGGCCTTCTTACTGACCCCCAGGAATCAAGGTGAGGGGGTAAAATCTTACAGAAGTTAA
- the APOM gene encoding apolipoprotein M isoform X2, producing MFFPGGCGRGHTPCFGETKDLGPFRTFILKRTTPSLGIGNMGSDWSETQDSDPGGLRGPPKGFYRWKVRYSYRPSALFSPRPSGKGLGPSVLPLLQPEPLLPVYLPPVPVLSGICSFYLSPVLHNTADIPAQIGSERSPGGLSCLNSWETLDVPVCTVEWLRFEEGEEVLNTFPDPHLGQWYFIAGAAPTKAELATFDPVDNIVFNMAVGSAPMQLQLRATIRTKNGLCVPRKWIYHLSDGSTDLRTEGRPDMKTKLFSSACPGGIMLKETGQGYQRFLLYNRSPHPPEKCVEEFQSLTSCLDFKAFLLTPRNQGEGVKSYRS from the exons ATGTTCTTCCCCGGCGGTTGCGGCCGAGGGCACACGCCATGTTTTGGAGAAACCAAGGATTTAGGACCTTTCAGGACTTTTATCTTAAAAAGGACGACTCCGAGTTTGGGAATTGGAAACATGGGGTCAGACTGGAGTGAAACACAAGACTCTGACCCTGGGGGATTGAGAGGGCCGCCTAAGGGCTTCTACAGGTGGAAGGTCCGGTATAGTTACCGTccctctgccctcttctccccCCGCCCCTCGGGCAAGGGCCTGGGCCCCTCAGTGCTGCCACTCCTCCAGCCAGAGCCGTTGCTGCCGGTGTACCTGCCTCCGGTGCCTGTCCTTTCTGGGATTTGTAGCTTCTACTTAAGTCCCG TGCTGCACAACACAGCAGATATCCCAGCTCAGATAGGGTctgaaagatcacctggaggtcTCAGCTGTCTTAACTCCTGGGAGACCCTGGACGTGCCAGTATGTACTGTGGAGTGGTTGCGTTTCGAAGAGGGGGAGGAAGTCCTGAACACT TTCCCAGACCCCCACCTGGGCCAGTGGTACTTTATCGCAGGGGCAGCTCCCACCAAGGCGGAGTTGGCGACTTTTGACCCTGTGGACAACATTGTCTTCAACATGGCTGTGGGCTCTGCCCCCATGCAGCTCCAGCTTCGAGCGACCATCCGCAC GAAAAACGGGCTTTGTGTGCCCCGGAAATGGATCTACCACCTGTCTGACGGGAGCACAGATCTCAGAACCGAAG GCCGCCCTGACATGAAGACCAAgctcttctccagtgcatgcccAGGTGGAATCATGCTGAAAGAGACAGGCCAGGGTTACCAGCGCTTCCTCCTCTACA ATCGCTCACCCCACCCTCCTGAGAAGTGTGTGGAGGAATTCCAGTCCCTGACCTCCTGCCTGGACTTTAAGGCCTTCTTACTGACCCCCAGGAATCAAGGTGAGGGGGTAAAATCTTACAGAAGTTAA